The genomic segment GTTTTATATACTTGTTGAGACGATCATTCATACCATCTAACCCCAGTTACGTAGCTGTAATTGGGGTTTTTATTTGCCTGATTAAAAAGGGAAGTATGCATTAACAAAGGTCACAACTTCTAAGGCGTTTAAAGCAAAAGGGAGGCAAGGTTTAAACGTTTTTATTGCTTCAAACAAACTACTTAGAATACCAGATTTAGATATTACTTATTGAAATTTACTGAGTATCGAGCATTGGGAAGAGTGTTCTGATTTCATCCTCAGTGGGTTGATGCCCATATTCTGCAATTTCAAATGCCTCAATCTTGCTAAATGAAAGCTTGTTGATCATCTCTTCATTACCGTACCATTTTCTCAATGAATTCATAAACTCAGAGGGTATTTTATTGTCTCCTCCCAACCAATCAGTTAGCCATTTAGCAAGCCATATTTTTTTGTCATCAGCCTCATCAGGGACATTTTCTAATAATCCTTGAGTCCATGGCAGCCACTCGTAAAATTGAGATTTGTGAGCATCCATCGCATCAATCTTTTTAGAGAAAGTCTTGGTAACGTTGATTGTGATATCAGGATTAAATGGATTTGGTTTTTGAAAAGGATCTTGCATGTAGAGAAAAACTGGATTTTTATTCAGAGGCTCTGTATCAGGAACAACATTTGGAACGATCACCAAATAGGCTGCATCCATTACTAAAACGCCGGCATATCGGTGGTCCGGATGATAATCGTTGGGTCTCAGGCCAATCACCAGGTCGGCCTTCCAATTTCTGATTTCTCTTATTACTTGGTGCCGAATGTGTAATTTTGGGAGAAGTTCAGCATCATGATTATTTAAAATTTTATACTCATCAATCCCCAACCTTTCCTTAGCTTCTTGTGCTTCATTATACCGGATTTTAGCTAATTCACCACCTCCTTTTACATGATGACCTGCATCACCATTTGTTAAAGATACAAACTTTACGGAATGTCCCATTTCAGCCCACAGGGCAGCTGTTCCTCCCATCTTAACTTCAGCGTCGTCTGGGTGGGCAAATATGGCAATAATTCTGAGTTTATCTTCTGGCATATCTATTGATATTATAAATG from the Balneolaceae bacterium genome contains:
- a CDS encoding PIG-L family deacetylase, with amino-acid sequence MPEDKLRIIAIFAHPDDAEVKMGGTAALWAEMGHSVKFVSLTNGDAGHHVKGGGELAKIRYNEAQEAKERLGIDEYKILNNHDAELLPKLHIRHQVIREIRNWKADLVIGLRPNDYHPDHRYAGVLVMDAAYLVIVPNVVPDTEPLNKNPVFLYMQDPFQKPNPFNPDITINVTKTFSKKIDAMDAHKSQFYEWLPWTQGLLENVPDEADDKKIWLAKWLTDWLGGDNKIPSEFMNSLRKWYGNEEMINKLSFSKIEAFEIAEYGHQPTEDEIRTLFPMLDTQ